From one Streptococcus oralis genomic stretch:
- a CDS encoding Gfo/Idh/MocA family protein, with product MLKLGVIGTGAISHHFIEAAHANGEYQLVAVYSRKIETAATFASRYQDIQLFDQVEDFFKSSFDVVYIASPNSLHFVQAKAALSFGKHVILEKPAVTQPHEWLDLRQTAEKNHCFIFEAARNYHEEAFTTIKNFLADKQVLGADFNYAKYSSKMPDLLAGQTPNVFSDRFAGGALMDLGIYPLYAAIRLFGKAQDATYQAQQLDNSIDLNGDGILFYPDFQVHIKAGKNITSNLPCEIYTADGTLTLNTIEHVRSAIFSDHQGNPIQLPIQQAPHTMTEEVAAFAQMIQQPDQTFYQNWLDDASSVHDLLYTMRQTAGIRFEAEK from the coding sequence ATGCTTAAATTAGGTGTCATCGGAACAGGGGCTATCAGTCATCATTTCATAGAAGCAGCCCATGCTAACGGAGAATACCAGCTGGTCGCTGTCTATTCTAGAAAGATAGAAACAGCAGCAACCTTTGCTTCTCGCTATCAAGATATCCAACTCTTTGATCAAGTAGAAGACTTCTTCAAGAGCTCCTTTGATGTAGTCTATATCGCTAGTCCAAACTCCTTGCATTTTGTTCAAGCCAAAGCAGCCTTGTCTTTTGGGAAACACGTCATTCTTGAAAAGCCAGCTGTCACTCAGCCACATGAATGGCTAGATTTGAGACAAACAGCTGAGAAAAATCACTGTTTTATCTTTGAAGCAGCTCGTAATTACCACGAAGAAGCTTTTACCACTATCAAAAACTTTTTAGCAGACAAGCAAGTGCTGGGAGCAGATTTCAACTATGCCAAGTATTCTTCCAAGATGCCTGACTTGTTGGCTGGACAGACTCCCAATGTCTTTTCAGACCGTTTTGCTGGTGGAGCTCTTATGGACTTGGGGATTTATCCCCTCTACGCTGCTATTCGTCTCTTTGGAAAGGCTCAGGACGCGACCTATCAGGCTCAACAGCTTGACAATAGCATTGACCTAAATGGCGATGGTATCCTCTTCTACCCTGACTTTCAAGTTCATATCAAGGCAGGAAAAAACATTACTTCCAATCTTCCTTGTGAGATTTACACAGCAGATGGAACCTTGACCCTTAACACGATTGAACATGTCCGCTCAGCTATTTTTAGCGACCACCAAGGAAATCCAATCCAGCTCCCTATCCAACAAGCTCCCCATACGATGACTGAGGAAGTTGCTGCATTTGCACAGATGATCCAGCAACCAGACCAGACTTTCTACCAGAACTGGCTGGATGATGCAAGCTCTGTTCATGATTTACTCTATACCATGCGCCAGACTGCTGGCATTAGATTTGAGGCAGAAAAATGA
- a CDS encoding DEAD/DEAH box helicase, which produces MKTKLPTEWQELSDQLGFQEFTPIQTQLFEPILAGENLLGVSPTGTGKTLAYLLPSLLRLQKKKAQQLLILAPNTELAGQIFDVCKTWSEAIGLTAQLFLSGSSQKRQIERLKKGPEILIGTPGRIFELIKLKKIKMMNVETIILDEFDQLFDDSQIHFVEKITHYAPRDHQLIYMSATTKFDQEKIAPNTRTIDLSDQKLDNIQHFYMQVDQRHRVDMLRKLAHVEDFRGLVFFNSLSDLGSAEEKLQYRDILAVSLASDVNVKFRKVILEKFKGKQLTLLLATDLLARGIDIDSLECVVNFDVPRDMETYTHRAGRTGRMGKEGYVITLVTHPEELKKLKKFASVREIVLKNQELYIK; this is translated from the coding sequence ATGAAAACCAAACTACCGACTGAATGGCAGGAATTGAGTGACCAACTCGGTTTCCAAGAATTTACCCCCATTCAAACTCAACTATTTGAGCCTATACTAGCTGGAGAAAACTTACTGGGAGTAAGCCCGACAGGAACTGGTAAGACCCTAGCTTACCTCCTGCCAAGTCTTCTCAGACTACAAAAGAAAAAAGCCCAGCAACTCTTGATCCTAGCACCAAATACAGAACTAGCTGGACAGATTTTTGATGTATGTAAAACGTGGTCAGAGGCTATCGGCTTAACTGCTCAGCTCTTCTTATCAGGTTCGAGTCAGAAACGCCAGATTGAACGTCTTAAAAAAGGACCAGAAATTCTGATTGGAACACCTGGCCGTATCTTTGAGTTGATTAAATTGAAAAAAATCAAGATGATGAATGTAGAAACCATCATTCTGGATGAATTTGACCAATTGTTCGATGATTCTCAAATTCACTTTGTCGAGAAAATCACCCACTACGCACCTCGTGACCACCAACTCATCTACATGAGTGCGACGACCAAGTTTGACCAAGAAAAGATTGCACCAAACACGCGCACTATTGATCTCTCTGATCAAAAACTGGACAACATCCAACACTTCTACATGCAGGTAGACCAACGTCACCGAGTGGACATGCTACGAAAACTAGCACATGTAGAGGATTTCCGTGGTCTGGTCTTCTTTAACAGCTTGTCAGACCTTGGAAGTGCAGAAGAAAAATTACAGTATCGCGATATCTTGGCTGTTTCCCTCGCTAGCGATGTCAATGTTAAATTTCGAAAAGTCATCTTAGAAAAGTTTAAAGGCAAGCAGCTAACCCTACTCCTTGCAACTGATCTTTTGGCTCGTGGGATTGATATTGATAGCTTGGAATGTGTTGTCAACTTCGACGTCCCTAGAGATATGGAAACCTATACCCACCGTGCTGGTCGTACAGGTCGCATGGGCAAGGAGGGCTATGTTATCACTCTGGTAACCCATCCTGAAGAACTGAAAAAACTCAAGAAATTCGCAAGTGTTCGTGAAATTGTCCTAAAAAATCAAGAACTCTATATCAAATAA
- a CDS encoding DUF1934 domain-containing protein, which yields MKIRMRNTIQFDEQLEVIDQLYDVEVREKGDYHYLLFYNEEKEKVVLKFHSQELVMTRFSSPKTIMRFLKDSDSLAYIPTPMGMQEFIIQTNHYELDGQKIELAYQLQNQEGHPFASYQLEITWG from the coding sequence GTGAAGATTCGGATGCGAAATACGATTCAGTTTGATGAACAATTGGAAGTCATTGACCAACTCTATGACGTGGAAGTGCGTGAAAAGGGAGATTATCACTATCTGCTTTTCTACAATGAGGAAAAAGAAAAAGTGGTTCTCAAGTTTCATAGTCAAGAACTGGTGATGACCCGTTTCTCGAGTCCCAAAACCATCATGCGTTTTCTAAAGGATAGTGATAGTTTAGCCTATATTCCGACTCCAATGGGGATGCAGGAGTTTATCATTCAAACGAATCACTATGAATTGGATGGGCAAAAGATTGAATTAGCCTATCAACTGCAAAACCAAGAGGGACACCCCTTTGCCAGCTATCAATTAGAAATTACTTGGGGATAA
- a CDS encoding HD domain-containing protein, whose protein sequence is MNEKVFRDPVHNYIHVNNQVIYDLINTKEFQRLRRIKQLGTSSYTFHGGEHSRFSHCLGVYEIARRITEIFEEKYPEEWDPAESLLTMTAALLHDLGHGAYSHTFENLFDTNHEAITQEIIQSPETEIHQVLLQVAPDCPEKVASVIDHTYPNKQVVQLISSQIDADRMDYLLRDSYFTGASYGEFDLTRILRVIRPVENGIAFQRNGMHAIEDYVLSRYQMYMQVYFHPATRAMEVLLQNLLKRAKELYPEDKDFFARTSPHLLPFFEKKVTLSDYLALDDGVMNTYFQLWMTSPDKILADLSQRFVNRKVFKSITFSEKDQDQLATMRQLVEEIGFDPDYYTAIHKNFDLPYDIYRPESENPRTQIEIIQKNGELAELSSLSPIVQSLAGSRHGDNRFYFPKEMLDQNSIFASITQQFLHLIENDHFTPNKNE, encoded by the coding sequence ATGAACGAAAAAGTATTCCGTGACCCAGTTCACAACTATATCCACGTCAATAATCAGGTCATATACGACTTGATCAATACAAAAGAATTTCAACGTCTTCGCCGTATCAAACAGCTAGGGACTTCCAGTTATACCTTCCATGGTGGTGAGCACAGTCGCTTTTCCCACTGTTTGGGAGTCTATGAGATTGCTCGACGTATCACGGAGATTTTTGAAGAAAAATACCCTGAAGAATGGGATCCTGCTGAGTCTCTCTTGACCATGACCGCTGCTCTCCTACACGACCTTGGGCATGGTGCCTACTCGCATACTTTTGAAAATCTTTTTGATACAAATCATGAAGCCATTACTCAGGAAATCATCCAAAGTCCTGAGACAGAGATTCACCAAGTCCTGCTACAAGTAGCGCCAGATTGCCCAGAAAAGGTAGCCAGTGTTATCGACCATACCTATCCTAACAAGCAGGTCGTGCAGCTCATTTCTAGTCAGATTGATGCGGATCGCATGGACTATCTATTGCGCGACTCTTATTTTACAGGAGCATCTTATGGGGAATTTGACCTGACTCGCATCCTCCGAGTCATTCGTCCTGTCGAAAATGGGATCGCCTTTCAGCGCAACGGCATGCATGCCATCGAAGACTACGTTCTCAGTCGCTACCAGATGTATATGCAGGTTTATTTCCACCCAGCAACACGCGCCATGGAGGTTCTTCTACAGAATCTCCTCAAACGCGCTAAGGAACTCTATCCTGAAGACAAGGACTTCTTTGCACGCACTTCTCCTCATTTGCTACCTTTTTTTGAAAAGAAAGTTACTCTATCTGATTATCTGGCACTTGATGACGGCGTGATGAATACCTACTTCCAACTCTGGATGACCAGTCCTGACAAGATACTAGCCGACTTGTCGCAACGTTTTGTCAACCGCAAGGTCTTTAAATCCATTACTTTTTCAGAAAAAGACCAAGACCAACTCGCAACCATGAGACAACTGGTTGAAGAAATCGGTTTTGATCCAGACTACTATACTGCCATTCATAAGAACTTTGACCTCCCTTATGATATCTATCGTCCCGAATCTGAAAATCCACGGACACAGATTGAGATTATACAAAAAAATGGAGAACTGGCTGAACTCTCTAGCCTGTCTCCTATCGTCCAATCCCTTGCTGGCAGTCGCCATGGAGACAATCGTTTCTATTTCCCGAAAGAAATGTTGGACCAAAATAGCATCTTCGCAAGTATCACCCAGCAATTTTTACACTTGATTGAGAACGATCATTTTACCCCAAATAAGAACGAATAG
- the yidA gene encoding sugar-phosphatase — MSIKLIAVDIDGTLVNSKKEITPEVFSAIQDAKEAGVKVVIATGRPIAGVAKLLDDLQLRDQGDYVVTFNGALVQETATGHEIISESLTYEDYLDMEFLSRKLGVHMHAITKDGIYTANRNIGKYTVHESTLVSMPIFYRTPEEMADKEIVKCMFIDEPEILDATIEKIPAEFYERYSINKSAPFYLELLKKNVDKGSAITHLAEKLGLTKDETMAIGDEENDRTMLEVVGNPVVMENGNPELKKIAKYITKTNDESGVAHAIRTWVL, encoded by the coding sequence ATGAGTATTAAACTAATCGCCGTCGATATCGATGGTACCCTGGTTAACAGTAAAAAAGAAATCACTCCGGAAGTCTTTTCTGCCATCCAAGATGCCAAAGAAGCTGGCGTCAAAGTCGTGATTGCAACGGGTCGTCCTATCGCAGGTGTTGCCAAACTTCTGGACGACTTGCAGTTAAGAGACCAAGGTGACTATGTCGTGACCTTCAACGGTGCCCTTGTCCAAGAAACTGCTACTGGCCATGAGATTATCAGCGAATCCTTGACCTATGAGGATTATCTGGATATGGAATTTCTCAGTCGCAAGCTCGGTGTCCACATGCACGCTATTACCAAGGACGGTATCTATACTGCCAATCGCAATATCGGAAAGTACACGGTGCACGAATCAACCCTCGTCAGCATGCCCATCTTCTACCGCACTCCTGAAGAAATGGCTGACAAGGAAATCGTCAAGTGTATGTTTATCGATGAACCAGAAATTCTCGACGCTACGATTGAAAAAATTCCAGCAGAATTTTACGAGCGCTACTCCATCAACAAATCTGCTCCTTTCTACCTCGAACTCCTTAAAAAGAATGTAGACAAGGGTTCAGCTATTACCCATCTAGCTGAAAAACTCGGATTGACCAAAGATGAAACCATGGCGATCGGTGACGAAGAGAATGACCGCACCATGCTGGAAGTCGTTGGAAATCCCGTTGTTATGGAAAATGGAAATCCAGAACTCAAAAAAATCGCCAAATACATCACCAAAACAAATGATGAATCTGGCGTTGCCCATGCTATCCGTACGTGGGTACTTTAA
- a CDS encoding Imm6 family immunity protein, with protein sequence MLTSYFMLIFAEAIANRMETQYTSHIRNALDACWSFLENRDKRGEELYHLLDDGTDFSGIFIYMQLDENEANGLLWDNISYAIGVTAKEAFEFENKKELPSPLENIEPELLDVFIDNLKEISMDLYHHVETVKIFINKNPYPSRESALKELDRLGLLR encoded by the coding sequence ATGCTTACGAGTTATTTTATGTTGATTTTTGCTGAAGCAATTGCAAACCGTATGGAAACGCAATATACTTCACATATTCGAAACGCCTTGGATGCGTGTTGGAGTTTTTTGGAGAATAGAGATAAAAGGGGAGAGGAACTTTATCACCTTTTAGATGATGGGACAGACTTCAGTGGAATATTTATCTACATGCAGTTAGATGAAAATGAAGCGAATGGTCTCTTGTGGGACAACATTAGTTATGCAATAGGTGTGACTGCTAAAGAAGCTTTTGAGTTTGAAAATAAGAAGGAGCTTCCTTCTCCCTTGGAAAACATTGAACCGGAACTACTTGATGTCTTTATTGATAATTTAAAAGAGATTAGCATGGATCTTTATCATCACGTCGAAACAGTAAAAATTTTCATCAATAAAAATCCATACCCATCAAGAGAATCTGCCCTAAAAGAACTAGATAGACTAGGATTACTTAGATGA